The region AAAAAACGGTTCAGCACTATAAAAGTGTGAACCGTTTTTCATCTATCATTCTTTATTTGTTTAATGCAGTTTTAGCTTGTTCAGTTAAAGCAGTAAAAGCTGCTGCATCGTTAACTGCGATATCAGCCAACATTTTACGGTTGATATCAATTCCAGCTACTTTAAGTCCGTGCATCAATGTGCTATAGCTCATGTTGTTCATACGAGCAGCTGCGTTGATACGAGCGATCCATAATTTACGGAAATCACGTTTCTTTTGACGACGGTCTCTGTAAGCATATTGATAAGATTTCATTACTGCTTGTTTTGATACTTTAAATAAAGTATGTTTTGAACCATAGTAACCTTTTGCTAATTTTAATACTTTTTTGTGACGTTTACGAGTAACCGTCCCACCTTTAACACGTGGCATATTAATTTCCTCCTTGAAGATGTTTTCTTATAAGAAAACTCTTTACGATAATTAGTGTCTTTTATAAAACTGTTAATCCCGTTCTAAATGAACTAAAAAATTACCAGTTAGCTAATTGTTGACGAATACGTTTGTAGTCGCCTGCTGAAACCATTGCAGATTTACGTAATTTACGTTTTTGTTTTTGTGATTTATTTGCGAACATATGGCTTGTTTTTGCATGGTGACGTTTTAAACCACCATTACCTGTTCTTTTGAACCGTTTAGCAGAACCACGGTGTGTTTTTTGTTTTGGCATGTTTGTTTCCTCCTCGAAATACTCTTACTTTTCAGTTTTTGGTGCTAAAATCATGAACATGCTGCGTCCATCCATTTTAGCAGCTGATTCGATACTAGCGATATCAGCAGTTTCTCGTGCTAATCGATCTAAAACTTTCTTACCAATCTCTTTATGAGTAATGGCACGACCTTTAAATCGGATTGATGCTTTGACTTTGTCGCCTTTTTCAAGGAATTTACGCGCATTGCGTAATTTCGTATTGAAGTCATTTACGTCAATTGTAGGACTTAAACGCACTTCTTTAAGGCTGACGATTTTTTGATGTTTACGGGCTTCACGTTCTTTTTTCTGTTGTTCAAAACGGAATTTCCCATAATCCATAATACGTGCTACGGGTGGTTTTGCTGTGGGCGCTACTAAAACTAAGTCTAAGTTCGCTGCTTCTGCAATTGCCAATGCTTCACTTTTAGTCTTAAGACCAAGTTGTTCACCATTACTACCTATAACGCGCAATTCACGTGCACGAATGCCGTCATTTACCATCATATCTTTTGCTATGGTCATACACCTCCATTAGATTTGAGAGAAAGAACAGCAGAAAAATAGACGAGTCCATAACGAACCCGCCTATAAATAATTTCCAACTTACGCCGTGCGTAAGTCATCATCGTTTATATCTAGCCCAGAGACATTTAGTCAGCTAAGGCGAGAAGCGAGGGCTCCTGCTTTGTTTTCTCAACTTTTATATCTTATCATTATTTTGTCGCTTTGTAAACCATTAACGACTAAAATTTTCAATTTCTTTTTTCACATCTGTTAAAAAGTCGTTAAATAAAATGGTTTTTGTCTCTTTTTCGCCATATTTCCGAACAGTCACACTAGCATTCTCTACTTCGTTATCGCCTACTACCAATTGATAAGGAATTTTTTGTGTTTGAGAGGCACGGATTTTATAACCCATTTTTTCATTTCGTTCATCTACGTCAATTCGCATACCGAGATTAGCCATCTTTTCTTTCAATTCATATGCATAATCTAAATGCATATCGCGGTTTACCGGAATAATAGTCGCTTGAACAGGTGCTAGCCAAGTTGGAAATGCTCCTTTATATTCTTCAATTAAATAAGCTACAAAGCGTTCCATGGTTGAAACAATTCCACGGTGAATAACAACAGGACGATGCGTATTTTCACCATCTTCTCCTACATAAGTTAAATCAAAACGTTCTGGCAACAAGAAATCCAGTTGGATAGTGGATAGTGTCTCTTCAATCCCAATTGCAGTTTTTACTAAAACATCTAATTTAGGGCCATAAAAAGCAGCTTCTCCTTCGGCTTCAAAATATTCAAGCTCCATATCGTCCATCGCTTTTTTAAGCATTGTTTGAGCTTTTTCCCACATTGCATCGTCATCAAAGTATTTATCCGTATTGTTAGGATCACGGTAACTTAGTCGGAAACGATAATCAGTGATATTAAAGTCTTTATACACAGCCAACATAAGTTCTAGAGTTCGTTTGAACTCTTCTAAAATTTGATCTGGACGAACAAATGTATGTCCATCGTTTAACGTCATTTCTCGAACACGTTGCAGACCTGAAAGAGCCCCACTTTTTTCGTAACGGTGCATCTGTCCCAATTCAGCAATCCGGATAGGCAACTCACGATAACTATGGATGTCATTTTTATACACCATCATATGATGAGGACAGTTCATTGGACGCAGTACGAGCATTTCGCCATCGCCCATATCCATTGGCGGAAACATGTCTTCGTGATAGTGGTCCCAATGTCCTGATGTTTTATAAAATTCTACGTCAGCCATAATCGGTGTGTAAACGTGTTGGTAACCCAGACTTATCTCGCGATCTACGATATAGCGTTCAATAGTTCTCCGGATAGTCGCACCTTTTGGCAACCAGAAGGGCAGTCCTTGTCCAACTTCAGGGCTGATCATAAATAAGTCTAATTCTTTTCCTAATTTTCGATGGTCACGCAATTTAGCTTCTTCACGCATTTTGATAAATTCTTTTAAATCTTTTTTATCGAAGAAAGCTGTTCCATAGATACGCTGCATCATTTTATTGTCAGAATTTCCG is a window of Carnobacterium mobile DSM 4848 DNA encoding:
- the rplT gene encoding 50S ribosomal protein L20 translates to MPRVKGGTVTRKRHKKVLKLAKGYYGSKHTLFKVSKQAVMKSYQYAYRDRRQKKRDFRKLWIARINAAARMNNMSYSTLMHGLKVAGIDINRKMLADIAVNDAAAFTALTEQAKTALNK
- the rpmI gene encoding 50S ribosomal protein L35, with product MPKQKTHRGSAKRFKRTGNGGLKRHHAKTSHMFANKSQKQKRKLRKSAMVSAGDYKRIRQQLANW
- the infC gene encoding translation initiation factor IF-3, coding for MTIAKDMMVNDGIRARELRVIGSNGEQLGLKTKSEALAIAEAANLDLVLVAPTAKPPVARIMDYGKFRFEQQKKEREARKHQKIVSLKEVRLSPTIDVNDFNTKLRNARKFLEKGDKVKASIRFKGRAITHKEIGKKVLDRLARETADIASIESAAKMDGRSMFMILAPKTEK
- the thrS gene encoding threonine--tRNA ligase, encoding MSEINITLPDGAVKQFPTGSTTKDIAESISKSLAKKALAGKFNGELVDYVRPLEADGSLEIITADDDEALQILRHSSAHLMANALRRLYPEIKFGVGPAIESGFYYDTDTDTPITEEDLPRIEAKMMEIVKENNPIVRKEVTRAEALDLFKEDPYKVELITELPEDETITVYDQGDFVDLCRGVHVPSTGRIQVFKLLSLAGAYWRGNSDNKMMQRIYGTAFFDKKDLKEFIKMREEAKLRDHRKLGKELDLFMISPEVGQGLPFWLPKGATIRRTIERYIVDREISLGYQHVYTPIMADVEFYKTSGHWDHYHEDMFPPMDMGDGEMLVLRPMNCPHHMMVYKNDIHSYRELPIRIAELGQMHRYEKSGALSGLQRVREMTLNDGHTFVRPDQILEEFKRTLELMLAVYKDFNITDYRFRLSYRDPNNTDKYFDDDAMWEKAQTMLKKAMDDMELEYFEAEGEAAFYGPKLDVLVKTAIGIEETLSTIQLDFLLPERFDLTYVGEDGENTHRPVVIHRGIVSTMERFVAYLIEEYKGAFPTWLAPVQATIIPVNRDMHLDYAYELKEKMANLGMRIDVDERNEKMGYKIRASQTQKIPYQLVVGDNEVENASVTVRKYGEKETKTILFNDFLTDVKKEIENFSR